A stretch of the Filimonas lacunae genome encodes the following:
- the metH gene encoding methionine synthase, translating to MSIIKPYLRLSGLEPLVVRPETNFVNVGERTNVTGSKKFARLIKENKYEEALSVARQQVESGAQVIDVNMDDALLDGVQAMTTYLNLLQSEPDIAKIPVMIDSSKFPIIEAGLKCVQGKCIVNSISMKEGEDKFIEQAYICKSFGAAVIVMAFDEKGQADTMERKVEISSRAYEILTRQVGFAPEDIIFDINVFAVATGLEEHNNYGVDFIEACRIIKQKYPLVKISGGVSNLSFSFRGNEPVREAMHSVFLYYAIQAGMDMGIVNAGQLQVYSEIEPQLRELCEDVILNRNNDNNEATDKLIAFAETVKASGKEVKKDDAWRNTSVEERLKHALVNGITEHIEADTEEARVKYGRPLLVIEGPLMDGMNVVGDLFGAGKMFLPQVVKSARVMKKSVAVLTPFIEEEKKNNPNAQQGGAAKILMATVKGDVHDIGKNIVGVVLGCNGYDIIDMGVMVPADKILDTAQKENVDIIGLSGLITPSLDEMVHVAREMKRRNMTQPLLIGGATTSRTHTAVKIEPEYGNGVIHVLDASRSVTVAGSLLSKEQKSGFLDGVTKEYIKLRDDFGKKKSVKQYITYPEAQAKAVKVDWDNYQPPVPTFTGIKTFDNYDLAEVRDYIDWGPFFISWELGGRFPDLLTDKVIGVEATKLYNDANALLDKIIAEKWLSAHGVIGFWPATRVASDSVLVKQGAANSGDIKLEFIRQQVKKAADLPNLSLADFIKPAAAGSTEANDYLGAFAVTIKGIEPHIKRLEAAFDDYNKIMLQALADRFAEAFTELLHKKVRTEYWGYINNEQLSNEQLIKEQYVGIRPAPGYPACPDHTEKYKLFDLLNATENTGITLTESLAMYPASSVCGWYFSHPQSQYFGIDKINNDQFEDYIQRKGMSRDEAERWLRPILE from the coding sequence ATGAGCATTATCAAGCCATACTTACGCCTTTCGGGTTTAGAACCATTAGTAGTACGCCCCGAAACCAACTTTGTAAACGTAGGTGAGCGAACCAACGTAACCGGCTCTAAGAAGTTTGCACGCCTTATTAAGGAAAACAAATACGAAGAAGCTTTAAGCGTTGCCCGTCAACAGGTAGAAAGCGGCGCACAGGTAATTGACGTAAACATGGATGATGCACTGCTGGACGGTGTACAGGCCATGACCACGTATTTAAACCTGCTGCAAAGCGAACCTGACATTGCCAAAATTCCGGTAATGATCGACTCCTCCAAGTTTCCCATTATTGAAGCTGGTTTAAAGTGCGTACAGGGCAAGTGCATTGTAAACTCTATTTCCATGAAAGAAGGGGAAGACAAGTTTATAGAGCAGGCTTACATATGTAAAAGCTTTGGCGCTGCGGTAATTGTAATGGCTTTTGACGAAAAAGGCCAGGCAGATACCATGGAGCGCAAAGTAGAAATATCATCACGCGCATACGAAATATTAACCCGGCAGGTAGGCTTTGCCCCGGAAGATATCATTTTTGATATCAACGTGTTTGCCGTAGCCACCGGTTTGGAAGAGCATAACAACTACGGTGTAGACTTTATTGAAGCCTGCCGTATCATCAAACAAAAATACCCGCTGGTGAAGATCAGCGGTGGCGTAAGTAACCTGTCGTTCTCTTTCCGTGGTAACGAACCGGTAAGGGAAGCCATGCACTCTGTGTTCCTGTACTACGCCATTCAGGCCGGTATGGACATGGGCATTGTAAACGCAGGCCAGTTACAGGTATATTCCGAAATTGAGCCGCAGTTACGCGAACTATGTGAAGATGTAATTCTTAACCGCAACAACGATAATAACGAGGCTACTGATAAACTCATTGCCTTTGCCGAAACCGTAAAAGCAAGCGGCAAAGAAGTGAAAAAGGATGATGCCTGGCGCAACACCAGCGTAGAAGAGCGTTTAAAACATGCGCTGGTTAATGGCATTACTGAACATATTGAAGCCGATACCGAAGAAGCGCGTGTTAAATATGGCCGTCCGCTGTTAGTGATTGAAGGCCCGTTAATGGACGGCATGAACGTGGTAGGTGATTTATTCGGCGCAGGTAAAATGTTTTTACCACAGGTGGTGAAAAGCGCCCGCGTAATGAAGAAAAGCGTGGCGGTGCTTACCCCGTTTATTGAAGAAGAGAAAAAGAATAATCCCAATGCACAGCAAGGCGGTGCAGCCAAAATATTAATGGCTACCGTAAAAGGCGATGTGCATGATATTGGTAAAAACATTGTAGGGGTGGTATTAGGCTGTAACGGCTATGATATCATTGACATGGGCGTGATGGTGCCTGCTGATAAAATACTGGACACCGCCCAAAAGGAAAACGTAGACATCATTGGCCTGAGCGGATTAATTACTCCATCATTAGATGAGATGGTACACGTGGCCCGTGAAATGAAACGCCGCAACATGACGCAACCATTGCTGATTGGTGGCGCCACCACATCCCGCACCCACACCGCGGTTAAAATAGAACCGGAATACGGCAACGGTGTTATTCACGTACTGGATGCCTCCCGTAGCGTAACCGTAGCAGGCTCGCTGTTAAGCAAAGAACAGAAGTCGGGCTTCCTGGATGGGGTAACTAAAGAATACATTAAGCTGCGCGACGATTTTGGTAAGAAGAAATCTGTTAAGCAATACATTACCTACCCCGAAGCACAGGCCAAAGCCGTGAAGGTAGACTGGGATAATTACCAACCTCCCGTACCCACCTTTACCGGTATTAAAACGTTTGACAACTACGACCTCGCAGAAGTAAGAGACTATATTGACTGGGGCCCCTTCTTTATTTCTTGGGAGCTGGGTGGCCGTTTCCCCGACCTGCTTACCGATAAAGTAATTGGTGTAGAAGCCACTAAGCTGTATAATGATGCCAACGCCCTGCTGGACAAAATAATAGCAGAGAAATGGTTAAGCGCACACGGTGTAATAGGCTTCTGGCCTGCTACCCGCGTAGCATCGGATAGCGTATTGGTAAAACAAGGCGCTGCCAACTCCGGCGATATTAAACTGGAATTTATACGTCAGCAGGTAAAGAAAGCAGCCGACCTGCCCAACCTGTCACTGGCCGACTTTATAAAACCAGCCGCAGCCGGCAGCACAGAAGCGAATGACTACCTGGGTGCTTTTGCGGTAACCATCAAAGGTATAGAACCCCATATCAAACGCCTGGAAGCTGCTTTTGACGACTACAATAAAATTATGCTGCAAGCCCTGGCCGACCGTTTTGCGGAAGCTTTTACCGAGCTGTTGCATAAAAAAGTAAGAACTGAATACTGGGGCTATATCAACAACGAGCAGTTAAGTAACGAACAACTGATTAAAGAACAATACGTAGGTATACGTCCGGCACCAGGCTACCCTGCCTGCCCTGACCACACCGAAAAATACAAACTGTTTGATCTGTTAAACGCTACTGAAAACACGGGCATTACCTTAACAGAGTCACTGGCCATGTACCCGGCGTCGTCTGTTTGTGGCTGGTATTTCAGCCATCCGCAAAGCCAGTACTTCGGTATCGACAAAATAAACAACGACCAGTTTGAAGATTACATTCAAAGAAAAGGAATGAGCAGAGACGAGGCGGAAAGATGGTTACGCCCGATTTTAGAATAA
- the recR gene encoding recombination mediator RecR: MQLPSSLLENAVNEFSKLPGIGKKTALRLVLHLLKQEVGAVEQFGDTIARMRREIQFCQRCFNISDANYCSICANSLRNQRQICVVENIRDVIALETTQQFSGTYHVLGGIISPLDGIGPDQLNIESLIHRVGQEGTEELIFALNPNIQGDTTIYYIQKKIKHLPCKVTTIARGIAFGGELEYADELTLGRSLANRLPVDSYISNR; encoded by the coding sequence ATGCAGCTACCATCTTCGTTGTTAGAAAATGCGGTGAATGAATTTTCCAAATTACCAGGTATAGGCAAAAAAACGGCTTTACGCCTGGTACTGCACCTGTTAAAACAGGAGGTGGGAGCTGTGGAACAATTTGGCGATACAATAGCCCGCATGCGCCGGGAGATTCAGTTTTGCCAGCGTTGCTTTAACATTAGCGATGCCAATTATTGCAGCATCTGCGCCAACAGCCTGCGCAACCAGCGCCAGATTTGTGTGGTAGAAAACATACGGGATGTTATTGCCCTGGAAACCACACAACAATTCAGCGGCACCTACCATGTGCTGGGTGGCATTATCTCCCCCCTGGATGGCATTGGCCCCGATCAGCTGAACATTGAATCGCTGATACATCGCGTGGGCCAGGAAGGAACCGAAGAACTGATCTTTGCTTTAAACCCCAACATACAAGGCGACACTACCATTTACTATATCCAGAAGAAAATCAAACACTTACCCTGTAAGGTAACCACTATAGCCCGCGGCATAGCCTTTGGTGGCGAGCTGGAATATGCCGATGAACTTACGCTGGGTCGCAGCCTGGCCAACCGCCTGCCGGTGGACAGCTATATCAGCAACCGCTAA
- a CDS encoding ATP-dependent helicase → MVGKQQQSEKFQQVYQQLNPQQKLAVDTIEGPVMVIAGPGTGKTQILSARIGKILTDTDARPENILCLTYTDAGVVAMRRRLLNFIGADAYKVNIYTFHAFCNDVIQDNLSMFEKTALDPISDLERIELLKQLIDTFPKNHPLKRYRGDVYFEITNLQSLFSTMKREGWTPAFINSKIDEYIASLPFRDEYIAKRAVKEFKKGDVRTDKIADEQEKMEKLRAAVNEFDHFQQAMRQRNRYDFDDMINWVIRAFEENKGMLNRYQEQFLYILVDEYQDTSGTQNKLVELLINFWEKPNVFVVGDDDQSIYRFQGANIENMLTFADSYKDTLLTVILTNNYRSTQPILDVSKSVIGRNQERLVTQISGLSKELISANKRISHMIHRPQIKEYMTQRQEMIDITLQIEQLLNEGVGPGRMAVIYKENRYGETLAEYFRARNIPMYSKRSLNVLHIPLVQKILLLLRYLSAELDVPYGGDEMLFEVLHFDWFHIPAIEVAKVSVEAADRKYGENKTTLRQLLVEKSNQPARDLFSVNIHPKLKDASQIIEKLVSEVPNITLQNLFESIIRGAGVLGIIMKSPDKIMMMQVLTTLFDFVKEETRRNPILNVHGFINIIDLMEKEGISLPMTQVSGNEKGINLLTAHGSKGLEFEYVFLAGCNAASWEKKRKPGGGYSMPDTLFSSAASAAHENNEELRRLFYVALTRAEQHLCISYSRFKSDGKELEPSMFIAEIQEEHSLPVEKVTVDTETEFGFQGLAFHALQAPEIEQVEADWITRMLDKFSMNVTALNNYLKCPLEFYFKNLVRIPSPKNEATEFGSAVHYALERLFEKMKTNNEQFSPVADFITDFERYMHRHRESFTREQFLRRLEYGQDVLSNYYEKYINEWNKIVSIERNIKNVIVNGVPLKGKLDKLEFFGKEANVVDYKTGDPDKAREKLLPPNERNPNGGDYWRQAVFYKILVDQYERKSWKVVSTEFDFVEPDKKKEYQKRKVVIAPEDITTVNQQISLVWDKIQARDFYTGCGKEDCHWCQFVKTNNMAVKLHEIAEEEEV, encoded by the coding sequence ATGGTTGGCAAGCAACAGCAGTCAGAAAAGTTTCAACAGGTATACCAGCAATTGAATCCCCAGCAAAAACTGGCTGTGGATACAATTGAAGGCCCTGTAATGGTGATAGCCGGCCCGGGAACGGGGAAAACGCAGATTTTAAGCGCACGCATCGGTAAAATACTGACCGATACAGATGCCCGTCCCGAAAACATTCTTTGCCTTACCTATACCGACGCCGGGGTGGTAGCCATGCGCAGGCGTTTACTCAACTTTATAGGTGCCGATGCTTATAAAGTAAACATTTACACTTTCCACGCCTTTTGTAACGATGTGATACAGGATAACCTGTCTATGTTTGAAAAAACAGCGCTGGACCCTATATCAGACCTGGAACGCATAGAGCTGTTAAAGCAACTGATAGATACTTTTCCTAAAAACCACCCCCTGAAACGTTACCGGGGCGATGTGTATTTTGAAATCACTAACCTGCAATCGCTGTTCAGTACCATGAAACGCGAAGGCTGGACACCCGCTTTCATCAACAGCAAAATAGACGAATACATTGCCAGTTTACCTTTCAGAGACGAATACATTGCCAAGCGGGCAGTGAAGGAGTTTAAGAAAGGAGATGTGCGCACCGATAAGATTGCCGACGAGCAGGAAAAGATGGAAAAGCTACGCGCAGCCGTAAACGAGTTTGACCATTTTCAGCAAGCCATGCGCCAACGCAATCGCTACGATTTTGACGACATGATCAACTGGGTGATACGCGCTTTTGAAGAAAACAAAGGCATGTTAAACCGCTACCAGGAGCAGTTTTTATATATCCTGGTAGATGAATACCAGGATACCAGTGGTACGCAAAACAAGCTGGTAGAGCTGCTGATCAACTTCTGGGAAAAACCCAACGTGTTTGTGGTGGGTGATGATGACCAAAGTATTTACCGCTTCCAGGGCGCGAACATTGAAAACATGCTCACGTTTGCCGATAGCTATAAAGACACCCTGCTTACGGTAATACTCACCAATAATTATCGCAGCACCCAGCCCATACTGGATGTTTCTAAATCGGTCATTGGTCGTAACCAGGAAAGGCTGGTTACCCAGATAAGCGGTTTAAGCAAAGAGCTGATATCGGCCAACAAGCGCATCAGCCACATGATACACCGCCCGCAGATAAAAGAATACATGACCCAGCGCCAGGAAATGATTGACATTACCCTACAGATTGAGCAACTGCTGAATGAAGGGGTAGGTCCGGGCAGGATGGCGGTGATTTATAAAGAGAACCGGTACGGCGAAACATTGGCAGAATATTTCAGGGCGCGCAACATTCCCATGTACAGCAAGCGCAGCCTGAATGTGCTGCATATTCCGCTGGTACAAAAGATATTATTACTACTACGTTACCTTTCTGCCGAGCTGGATGTGCCTTATGGTGGCGATGAAATGTTGTTTGAAGTATTACACTTCGACTGGTTTCATATCCCCGCCATTGAAGTGGCGAAAGTAAGTGTGGAAGCAGCAGACAGAAAGTACGGAGAAAACAAAACCACGCTCAGGCAACTGCTGGTAGAAAAAAGCAACCAGCCTGCACGCGACCTGTTTAGTGTAAACATTCATCCTAAGCTCAAAGATGCCAGCCAGATTATAGAAAAGCTGGTAAGCGAGGTGCCTAATATCACCCTGCAAAACCTGTTTGAAAGCATTATACGCGGGGCAGGCGTGCTGGGCATTATTATGAAAAGCCCTGACAAGATTATGATGATGCAGGTGTTAACCACCCTGTTCGATTTTGTGAAGGAAGAAACCCGGCGCAATCCTATTTTAAATGTTCACGGCTTTATTAACATTATAGACCTGATGGAAAAAGAAGGCATCAGCCTTCCCATGACACAGGTAAGTGGCAACGAAAAAGGCATTAACCTGCTTACTGCCCACGGCAGTAAGGGTTTGGAATTCGAATACGTGTTCCTGGCGGGTTGCAATGCTGCTTCGTGGGAAAAGAAACGCAAGCCCGGTGGTGGCTACAGCATGCCCGATACGTTGTTCTCTTCTGCTGCCAGCGCCGCACACGAAAACAACGAAGAGCTACGCCGCCTGTTTTATGTAGCGCTTACGCGTGCCGAGCAACACCTGTGTATTTCGTACAGCCGCTTTAAAAGTGATGGTAAAGAGCTGGAACCATCTATGTTTATTGCCGAGATACAGGAAGAACATAGCCTGCCGGTAGAAAAGGTAACCGTAGATACAGAAACAGAATTCGGTTTCCAGGGCCTGGCCTTCCATGCCCTGCAGGCTCCGGAAATTGAGCAGGTAGAAGCAGACTGGATCACCCGCATGCTGGATAAGTTTTCCATGAACGTTACAGCCCTCAACAACTACCTTAAATGTCCGCTGGAGTTTTATTTTAAAAACCTGGTGCGCATTCCTTCGCCCAAAAACGAAGCCACCGAATTTGGCTCGGCCGTACACTACGCGCTGGAAAGGTTGTTTGAAAAAATGAAGACGAACAACGAACAGTTTTCGCCGGTAGCAGACTTTATTACCGACTTTGAACGATACATGCACCGCCACCGCGAAAGCTTTACCCGCGAGCAATTTTTAAGAAGACTGGAATACGGGCAGGATGTGCTTAGCAATTACTACGAAAAGTACATCAACGAGTGGAACAAGATCGTTTCTATAGAACGCAATATCAAAAACGTAATAGTTAACGGCGTGCCCCTGAAAGGCAAGCTGGATAAACTGGAATTTTTTGGTAAAGAAGCCAACGTGGTGGATTATAAAACCGGCGATCCGGATAAAGCCCGTGAAAAACTGTTACCTCCCAACGAAAGAAACCCCAATGGGGGCGACTACTGGCGGCAGGCGGTTTTTTATAAAATACTGGTAGATCAGTACGAGCGGAAATCTTGGAAGGTGGTAAGTACCGAATTTGACTTTGTAGAGCCGGATAAGAAGAAAGAATACCAGAAACGCAAAGTGGTGATTGCCCCGGAGGACATTACCACTGTAAATCAGCAAATTAGCCTGGTGTGGGACAAAATACAGGCCCGGGATTTTTACACCGGCTGCGGTAAAGAAGACTGTCATTGGTGTCAATTTGTTAAAACCAATAATATGGCCGTTAAACTACACGAAATAGCGGAAGAAGAGGAAGTGTAA
- a CDS encoding Crp/Fnr family transcriptional regulator yields the protein MITPDDLTQFRNAISRFVLLTDADWNLLLPALQYRSLAKNECWIKEGRTATEIGWVLEGNMRHYYTVNGEEKTTYFYFENHFTGSYFSCITGKPSPLTFEALTDCRMIVFAYRKLCDLYDASKTWERFGRLLAEYLAMGLEERMVSLLTLSPEERYQQLLQGNKQKIMERIPQQYIASYLGITPVSLSRIRNRSAKS from the coding sequence ATGATAACACCTGACGACCTTACCCAATTCCGCAATGCTATCTCCCGCTTTGTGCTGCTTACAGATGCCGACTGGAATTTGCTGTTGCCGGCATTACAATACCGCTCACTGGCCAAAAATGAATGCTGGATAAAGGAAGGCCGCACGGCCACCGAAATAGGCTGGGTGCTGGAAGGGAATATGCGGCACTACTACACGGTGAATGGGGAAGAGAAAACCACCTATTTCTACTTTGAAAATCATTTTACCGGCTCTTATTTCAGCTGCATTACCGGAAAGCCTTCTCCCTTGACCTTTGAAGCGCTTACTGATTGCCGGATGATTGTGTTTGCTTACCGGAAGCTTTGCGATTTGTATGATGCGTCTAAAACCTGGGAGCGTTTTGGTCGCCTGCTGGCCGAATACCTGGCCATGGGGCTGGAAGAACGGATGGTAAGCCTGCTTACCTTAAGCCCCGAAGAGCGCTACCAGCAATTGTTACAGGGTAATAAGCAGAAGATTATGGAGCGTATTCCGCAGCAATACATTGCTTCTTACCTGGGCATTACCCCGGTAAGTTTAAGTCGCATTCGTAACAGAAGTGCCAAAAGCTGA
- a CDS encoding Ig-like domain-containing protein, with protein sequence MKQSFLPAFVLLLLLPATQLLHSCANIIPPSGGPKDSLPPVLVSAVPRDSALHFNSDKIVITFDEYVTLDNAQQNLIVSPVPKNAPQVSGKLRTITVKLRDSLEANTTYSINFGHAIKDVNEGNVAKQLTYVFSTGSYIDSNYLEGRVLVAQTGKVDTTLIAVLHQNLNDTAIYKNTPRYYARIDGSGNFRFAHLPAETFSLFIIPDDYSKKYDDSTKLFAFADSNITVSTHTPSVTMYAYQEYKEGPKTKSTTTNSGNNNPNKKKDKDKEKEEDKRLKITGTSLAGGEQDLLGNLQISFNRPLRNFDSTAFVLTDTGYKPLAKQPSVSWSDTTATKLTLRYSWQVGTQLKLIIKDKAVTDSADMNLYRTDTLPFVTKKEAAYGSIKLHFEKIDYAKNPVLLITQNDKTVDSVFIKQKEWFRRLFNPGDYELKILYDTNADSVWTPGQYWLSTTRRQPELIVPATPAKISVRANWDNEWDVSPGDPFEAHGPDGKRKAGAGMGAGKGGGIGSGKLPGKSL encoded by the coding sequence ATGAAACAATCATTTTTGCCCGCCTTTGTGTTGTTGCTGTTGCTACCTGCTACACAACTTTTACATTCCTGTGCTAACATTATTCCTCCCAGCGGCGGACCTAAAGACAGTTTGCCACCTGTGCTGGTAAGTGCAGTGCCGCGCGATTCTGCATTGCACTTTAACAGTGATAAAATTGTTATTACATTCGACGAATACGTTACGCTGGATAATGCCCAGCAAAACCTGATAGTATCGCCTGTTCCTAAAAACGCCCCACAGGTTTCTGGCAAGCTGCGTACCATTACGGTAAAACTGCGCGATAGCCTGGAAGCCAATACCACTTACTCCATCAATTTTGGCCATGCCATTAAGGACGTAAACGAAGGCAACGTGGCTAAGCAACTGACTTACGTATTCAGCACCGGCAGCTACATTGACAGCAACTACCTGGAAGGTCGTGTGCTGGTAGCCCAAACCGGTAAAGTAGATACCACCCTTATTGCAGTATTGCACCAAAACCTGAACGATACGGCTATTTATAAAAATACGCCACGTTATTACGCCAGGATAGACGGTAGCGGCAACTTCCGTTTTGCCCATTTGCCGGCCGAAACATTTTCCCTGTTCATTATCCCGGACGATTACAGTAAAAAATATGACGACAGCACCAAGCTATTTGCCTTTGCCGATTCTAACATTACCGTAAGTACACATACCCCATCCGTTACCATGTATGCTTACCAGGAATATAAAGAAGGCCCCAAAACCAAATCCACCACTACCAATTCAGGTAATAATAATCCTAATAAGAAAAAGGATAAGGATAAAGAAAAAGAGGAGGATAAGCGCCTGAAAATAACAGGCACTTCCCTGGCAGGCGGCGAGCAGGATTTGTTAGGAAATCTGCAAATAAGCTTTAACAGGCCCCTGCGCAACTTTGACAGCACCGCTTTCGTTTTAACAGATACCGGTTACAAGCCTTTGGCTAAGCAACCTTCTGTTAGCTGGAGCGATACCACGGCCACCAAACTTACCCTTCGCTATAGCTGGCAGGTAGGTACACAATTGAAACTGATTATAAAGGACAAGGCGGTTACCGATAGTGCCGACATGAACTTATATCGCACCGACACCTTGCCATTTGTTACCAAAAAAGAAGCAGCTTACGGCAGCATAAAACTCCACTTTGAGAAAATAGATTATGCTAAAAACCCGGTGCTGCTAATTACGCAAAACGACAAGACGGTTGACTCTGTGTTCATTAAACAAAAAGAATGGTTCCGCAGGTTGTTTAACCCCGGTGACTATGAACTGAAAATATTGTACGACACCAATGCCGATAGCGTTTGGACTCCTGGACAATACTGGTTAAGCACCACCAGAAGGCAACCGGAATTAATAGTACCCGCAACACCCGCCAAAATATCCGTTCGTGCCAACTGGGACAACGAATGGGATGTAAGCCCGGGCGATCCGTTTGAAGCACATGGCCCTGATGGTAAGCGTAAAGCAGGCGCTGGAATGGGTGCCGGTAAAGGCGGCGGAATCGGTAGCGGCAAGCTGCCAGGCAAGTCGCTATAA
- a CDS encoding DUF4260 domain-containing protein, producing the protein MKLLLKAEIVAQLFLSLFLLYLLPVHFSWWAWLLLFFSPDISMIGYAVNTRLGAWTYNLFHHFLPAIVLAIAGYMLHNVWVEFVGLLLWAHSNFDRVLGFGLKYEDGFNHTHLGMTGKAKNV; encoded by the coding sequence ATGAAACTTTTATTGAAAGCAGAAATAGTAGCTCAGTTATTCTTATCCCTTTTTTTATTGTACCTGCTGCCTGTGCATTTTAGCTGGTGGGCATGGTTGCTGTTGTTCTTTTCTCCGGACATTAGCATGATAGGTTACGCTGTAAACACGCGTTTGGGAGCATGGACATATAACCTGTTTCATCATTTTTTACCGGCTATTGTATTGGCGATAGCAGGTTATATGTTGCATAACGTATGGGTGGAATTTGTGGGCCTGTTGCTTTGGGCACATAGCAATTTTGACAGGGTGCTGGGGTTTGGATTGAAGTATGAAGATGGTTTTAATCATACGCATTTAGGGATGACGGGAAAGGCAAAGAATGTTTAA
- a CDS encoding peptidylprolyl isomerase: protein MMRNLFISLVVSCLTLAACKPKYKNPHVVIETRDGDIEIELYPDKAPKTVAAFLSYVDSGLYKNTSFYRVLTDDNQPSNAPKSNLIQGGLWRTNHTKAGSLPGIPHETTQQTGIQHLNGTVSLARTTPGSGTTEFFICVGDQPGFNYGGANNDDGQGYAAFGRVVKGMKVVKAVYNRPEDDQYFKPVVSIYNITRL from the coding sequence ATGATGCGTAATCTATTCATATCGCTGGTTGTAAGTTGCCTGACGCTGGCCGCCTGTAAACCCAAATACAAGAACCCGCATGTAGTGATTGAAACACGGGATGGTGATATAGAAATAGAACTTTATCCGGATAAGGCCCCTAAAACAGTAGCTGCTTTTTTAAGCTATGTAGATTCGGGCTTGTATAAGAACACTTCTTTTTACCGGGTGCTTACTGATGACAATCAACCTTCCAACGCGCCTAAAAGCAACTTAATACAGGGCGGTTTGTGGCGCACCAACCATACCAAGGCCGGCAGCTTACCGGGCATACCACACGAAACCACGCAGCAAACAGGTATTCAACACCTGAATGGTACGGTGTCACTGGCGCGTACCACACCGGGCAGTGGCACTACAGAGTTTTTTATTTGCGTGGGCGATCAGCCCGGGTTTAATTACGGCGGGGCTAATAACGACGACGGGCAGGGCTATGCTGCTTTTGGGAGGGTGGTAAAAGGTATGAAAGTGGTGAAAGCGGTATATAACCGCCCGGAAGACGACCAGTATTTTAAGCCTGTGGTAAGCATTTATAACATTACGCGTTTATGA
- a CDS encoding homocysteine S-methyltransferase family protein produces the protein MKTIQECLQERILVIDGAMGTMIQRYKLQEEDYRGEKFKNWHCDVKGNNDLLSITQPGIIEEIHKQYLEAGADIIETNTFSSTVIAQADYDMQEVAYAMNVESARVARKAADEYTALNPDKPRFVAGAIGPMNKTLSLSPDVNNPGYRAVTFDEVADAYYDQIKALVEGGVHLLLIETIFDTLNAKAAIYATRKFFMDTTGKPDGEGTLPIMISGTITDASGRTLSGQTLEAFYISVSHARPLSVGLNCALGANDMRSHIEELSQIAGCFTSAYPNAGLPNAMGEYDEAPHETAHFIEEWAEKGFVNIVGGCCGTTPDHIKHIADNVKRFQARQIPVLETAL, from the coding sequence ATGAAAACAATTCAGGAATGTTTACAGGAACGCATACTGGTAATTGATGGCGCTATGGGCACTATGATCCAGCGCTATAAACTGCAGGAAGAAGATTACCGTGGCGAAAAGTTTAAAAACTGGCATTGTGATGTGAAGGGCAACAACGACCTGTTAAGTATTACCCAGCCGGGCATTATTGAAGAAATTCACAAGCAATACCTGGAAGCAGGTGCAGACATTATTGAAACTAACACTTTCAGTAGCACCGTAATAGCCCAGGCCGATTATGACATGCAGGAAGTGGCTTACGCCATGAACGTGGAAAGCGCCCGTGTTGCCCGCAAAGCAGCGGACGAGTATACTGCTCTCAATCCGGATAAGCCCCGTTTTGTAGCAGGCGCCATTGGCCCTATGAACAAAACCTTATCACTCTCTCCTGACGTGAATAACCCCGGCTACCGCGCCGTTACTTTTGATGAAGTAGCCGATGCTTATTACGATCAGATTAAAGCCCTGGTAGAAGGTGGCGTGCACCTGTTGCTGATAGAAACCATCTTTGACACCTTAAATGCCAAAGCGGCTATCTATGCCACCCGTAAGTTTTTTATGGATACTACCGGCAAGCCCGATGGTGAAGGCACCTTGCCTATCATGATCAGCGGTACCATTACCGATGCCAGCGGACGTACCCTGAGCGGTCAAACCCTGGAAGCATTTTATATTTCTGTAAGTCATGCCAGGCCGTTAAGCGTAGGCTTAAACTGCGCCCTCGGAGCCAATGACATGCGCAGCCATATTGAAGAACTGAGCCAGATAGCCGGCTGCTTTACCTCAGCTTATCCTAACGCAGGTTTACCGAATGCAATGGGTGAGTACGATGAAGCGCCACACGAAACAGCGCACTTTATTGAAGAGTGGGCCGAAAAAGGATTTGTAAACATTGTGGGCGGCTGCTGCGGCACTACCCCCGATCATATTAAACATATTGCAGACAATGTAAAACGCTTTCAGGCCAGGCAAATCCCTGTACTGGAAACAGCGCTTTAA